The following coding sequences are from one Aliarcobacter skirrowii CCUG 10374 window:
- a CDS encoding PD-(D/E)XK nuclease family protein has protein sequence MHDKKTLYVFPTSRSIREFIFGFKAKDTLLPSAITIDELLKKSINLNSKKYESKEQRVIFLNEAIKNVDLNKLGFSKNFAQFLKQSDYIYRFFLELSSENRRIDDIKRADTYMFYNEHLEILDEILKNYLSILEKNSCVNKINLNKNYTINSKFLSRFEKIIIKFEGYFTKQEFEIISKISDFIDLEIEFYKNIYNNKSIEIFSDFNFEFKDDCKYLINLSKKELISEHRVDKNNNINIKGFANRVNQVAFIKSTIVNLVNRGVDASNIAVVLPNEDFAKTLKLNDKEEYFNFAMGNDILNKNLYQKAYVVSNYINEDDIKNIKSLEFFQIDKKNIDENIKKVWNNRLNIDNFRFITNFIKENETNKELLEKYDEMVYFLESLFFTNETYLRIKDAYKIFLQNLASIKLDDINSGKITVMGLLETRAINFDAVIICDFNEEFIPKISIKDKFLSSKIKKLASLPTTKDRENLQRYYYKRLVDNSKEVFISYVNSKDSSISRFAYELFDYKQDKLFDTEYKDILYTNIKFEHSNENIVQNIDLKQFTWSASALKTYLECKRKWYLNYILKIKEHTISNLPKSFELGNIVHKILEEYYKSSNTNIDDLFIKYRANNPFLTLDLEIYKQKVKSFIEFDKKRLEDREIVELEKSFIVDFNDFKITGVIDRVDRYKDCYEVIDYKTSRNLKVDTEKNYEKSSDFQLEFYFLAIKTLYEPQQIRAFYYDIYENLLKEEIALEPKLELLKAIFDDFKNQSKSQIDFCKTEDSSKCEFCPYKTICNKD, from the coding sequence ATGCACGATAAAAAAACATTATATGTTTTTCCTACAAGTAGATCAATAAGAGAGTTTATCTTTGGTTTTAAAGCTAAAGATACTCTTCTTCCTTCAGCAATTACAATTGATGAACTTTTAAAAAAATCTATAAATTTAAATAGTAAAAAATATGAATCAAAAGAGCAAAGAGTTATATTTTTAAATGAAGCTATAAAAAATGTAGATTTAAATAAACTTGGTTTCTCAAAAAACTTTGCACAATTTTTAAAACAAAGTGATTATATATATAGATTTTTTTTAGAGTTAAGTAGTGAAAATAGAAGAATAGATGATATTAAAAGAGCTGATACATATATGTTTTATAATGAACATCTTGAAATATTAGATGAGATTTTAAAAAATTATCTATCAATTTTAGAAAAAAATAGCTGTGTAAATAAGATAAATTTAAATAAAAACTACACAATAAATAGTAAATTTTTAAGTAGATTTGAGAAAATAATCATTAAATTTGAAGGATATTTCACAAAACAGGAGTTTGAAATCATCTCAAAAATTTCAGATTTTATTGATTTAGAAATAGAGTTTTATAAAAATATTTATAATAATAAATCTATAGAGATATTTAGTGATTTTAATTTTGAATTTAAAGATGATTGTAAGTACTTAATAAATTTATCAAAAAAAGAGCTAATAAGTGAACATAGAGTTGATAAAAACAACAATATAAATATCAAAGGATTTGCAAATAGAGTAAATCAAGTTGCTTTTATAAAATCAACTATCGTTAATTTAGTAAATCGTGGAGTTGATGCTTCTAATATTGCTGTTGTATTACCAAATGAAGATTTTGCAAAAACATTAAAGTTAAATGATAAAGAAGAGTATTTTAACTTTGCAATGGGAAATGATATTTTAAATAAAAATTTGTACCAAAAAGCGTATGTTGTATCAAACTATATAAATGAGGATGATATAAAAAATATAAAAAGTTTAGAGTTTTTTCAAATAGATAAAAAAAATATTGATGAAAATATTAAAAAAGTATGGAATAATAGACTAAATATTGATAATTTTAGATTTATAACTAACTTTATAAAAGAGAACGAAACAAATAAAGAGTTATTAGAGAAATACGATGAGATGGTATATTTTTTAGAATCTCTATTTTTTACAAATGAGACTTATTTAAGAATTAAAGATGCTTATAAAATATTTTTACAAAATTTAGCAAGTATTAAATTAGATGATATTAACTCTGGAAAAATTACAGTTATGGGACTTTTAGAAACCAGAGCAATAAATTTTGATGCTGTTATAATTTGCGATTTTAATGAGGAGTTTATTCCGAAAATATCTATAAAAGATAAGTTTTTATCTTCAAAAATAAAAAAATTAGCCTCTTTACCTACAACAAAAGATAGAGAAAATCTTCAAAGATACTACTACAAAAGATTAGTTGATAATTCAAAAGAGGTTTTTATATCTTATGTAAACTCAAAAGATAGCTCAATATCAAGATTTGCCTATGAGCTTTTTGATTATAAGCAAGATAAACTTTTTGATACAGAGTACAAAGATATTTTATATACAAATATAAAGTTTGAACATAGTAATGAAAATATAGTTCAAAATATAGATTTAAAACAATTTACTTGGTCTGCAAGTGCTTTAAAAACATATTTAGAGTGTAAAAGAAAGTGGTATTTAAACTATATTTTAAAAATAAAAGAGCATACAATTTCAAATTTGCCAAAGAGTTTTGAACTTGGAAATATAGTTCATAAAATTTTAGAAGAGTATTATAAAAGCAGTAATACAAATATTGATGATCTGTTTATAAAATATAGAGCAAATAATCCATTTTTAACTTTAGATTTAGAGATTTATAAACAAAAAGTTAAATCTTTTATAGAGTTTGATAAGAAAAGATTAGAAGATAGAGAGATTGTAGAGTTAGAGAAGAGTTTTATTGTTGATTTTAATGATTTCAAAATTACAGGAGTAATTGATAGAGTTGATAGATATAAAGATTGCTATGAAGTAATTGACTATAAAACTTCAAGAAATTTAAAAGTTGATACAGAAAAAAATTATGAAAAAAGTTCTGATTTTCAATTGGAGTTCTATTTTTTAGCTATTAAAACTCTATATGAACCACAACAAATAAGAGCTTTTTATTATGATATTTATGAAAATTTACTAAAAGAGGAGATTGCTTTAGAGCCAAAGTTGGAACTTTTAAAAGCTATTTTTGATGATTTTAAAAATCAAAGTAAATCACAAATAGATTTTTGTAAAACAGAAGATAGTTCAAAGTGTGAATTTTGTCCTTATAAAACTATCTGCAACAAAGATTAG
- a CDS encoding GNAT family N-acetyltransferase yields the protein MLSIASKNDIEQLMFIENSMFEDSIYFKLSFEEFYKLLNKKSTIVFTWIEDFKIVGYSLGVIINKKHIWFNSLAVLKEYQGTAAAKALFDAIENYALENSFETVILEVREDNKALRRRYKGFKYCEWKTILNYYPDGCSAIRMLKKLK from the coding sequence ATGTTAAGTATTGCATCAAAAAATGATATAGAACAACTTATGTTTATTGAAAACTCTATGTTTGAAGATAGTATCTATTTTAAGCTAAGTTTTGAAGAGTTTTATAAACTTTTAAATAAAAAAAGCACTATTGTTTTTACTTGGATTGAAGATTTTAAAATTGTTGGTTACTCTTTGGGTGTAATTATAAATAAAAAACATATTTGGTTTAACTCTTTGGCTGTTTTAAAAGAGTATCAAGGAACAGCTGCAGCTAAAGCACTTTTTGATGCTATTGAGAATTATGCTTTAGAAAATAGTTTTGAAACTGTTATTTTGGAAGTTAGAGAGGATAATAAAGCTCTTAGAAGAAGATATAAAGGTTTTAAATATTGTGAGTGGAAAACAATTTTAAACTACTATCCAGATGGTTGTAGTGCTATTAGAATGTTAAAAAAGCTTAAATAG
- a CDS encoding DUF2156 domain-containing protein yields the protein MSTLTINSVPLIPFDIKAKDQMKKYLKEINVDLSDYTFAQNYIWLSSSSGFYCIIEDTFCFFVLSGGELSMLLPPLGKKESVHKAIFKCFEIMNANNSNKYYSKIEYVHEEMLEGFINHLEEGTLIFEALEDFLIEKKLVDYIYKIDDLIELKGDAYKSKRNEINKFKKAYPNYRIEILDTKVHSTLILNLFNKWVSDRTKYMPKEEVEIFMDGIYFERFAVKKILSEYDKLDIVGIVIFIDDELKGFTVGEKINDHTSSVILEKTDFEVLGCAQFIFREFSKLLKDEYNSTYINVGDDMGFENLKKVKMSYRPDKLVPKYTIYQK from the coding sequence TTGTCAACTTTGACAATAAACAGTGTACCATTAATTCCATTTGATATAAAAGCAAAAGATCAAATGAAAAAATATTTAAAAGAGATAAATGTCGATTTAAGCGACTATACATTTGCACAAAACTATATTTGGTTAAGCTCTTCTAGCGGTTTTTATTGCATTATAGAAGATACTTTTTGCTTTTTTGTTTTAAGTGGTGGAGAGTTATCTATGCTTCTTCCACCTTTGGGTAAAAAAGAGAGTGTTCATAAAGCAATTTTTAAATGCTTTGAGATTATGAATGCAAATAATAGCAACAAATACTACTCAAAAATTGAGTATGTTCACGAAGAGATGCTAGAAGGATTTATAAATCATCTTGAAGAGGGTACATTAATCTTTGAGGCTTTAGAAGATTTTTTAATTGAGAAAAAACTGGTAGATTATATTTATAAAATTGATGACTTAATTGAGCTAAAAGGTGATGCTTATAAATCAAAAAGAAATGAGATAAATAAGTTTAAAAAAGCTTATCCAAACTATAGAATTGAGATTCTTGATACAAAAGTTCACTCTACTTTAATTTTAAATCTATTTAATAAATGGGTTAGTGATAGAACAAAATATATGCCAAAAGAGGAAGTTGAAATTTTTATGGATGGTATCTATTTTGAGAGATTTGCAGTTAAAAAGATTCTAAGCGAATATGATAAATTGGATATTGTTGGAATTGTTATTTTTATTGATGATGAGTTAAAAGGTTTTACAGTTGGTGAGAAGATAAATGATCATACATCAAGTGTAATTTTAGAGAAGACTGATTTTGAAGTTTTAGGTTGTGCTCAGTTTATATTTAGGGAGTTTTCAAAACTTTTAAAAGATGAGTATAATAGTACATATATAAATGTTGGTGATGACATGGGGTTTGAAAATCTAAAAAAAGTAAAAATGTCATATAGACCTGATAAACTTGTACCAAAATATACAATTTATCAAAAATAA
- a CDS encoding outer membrane beta-barrel protein yields MKKLLLIGTLSSMILTNSMADTKTYLGLQYGAAVTQFKEKNSGVSDSENANAYKILVGQGLGDNNYLQLYYERAKYKDFSINALDDDFKQKEFGLEWIKKEKVVNNLYPFAKLGLGIANISLDNKFQESDVSALSLTLGAGVDLKTTDDLSFYIGIDYNYKKWEKIKYEDNTSTTYEYKITQNSIKPYIGLNLKF; encoded by the coding sequence ATGAAAAAACTTTTGCTTATTGGTACTTTATCTTCTATGATTTTAACAAATTCTATGGCTGATACCAAGACTTATTTAGGCTTACAATATGGTGCAGCTGTAACTCAATTCAAGGAAAAAAATAGCGGTGTATCAGATTCAGAAAATGCTAATGCATACAAAATTTTAGTAGGACAAGGATTAGGTGACAATAACTATCTTCAACTATATTATGAACGTGCAAAATATAAAGATTTTTCAATAAATGCATTAGATGATGATTTTAAACAAAAAGAGTTTGGTCTTGAGTGGATTAAAAAAGAAAAGGTAGTAAATAATCTCTACCCTTTTGCAAAATTAGGGCTTGGTATTGCAAATATAAGTTTAGACAATAAATTCCAAGAAAGTGATGTATCTGCTCTATCTTTAACTCTTGGAGCTGGTGTTGATTTAAAAACAACTGATGATTTATCTTTTTATATAGGAATAGATTACAACTATAAAAAATGGGAAAAAATTAAATATGAAGATAACACTTCTACTACTTATGAATATAAGATTACTCAAAATAGTATTAAACCATATATTGGTCTAAATCTAAAATTCTAA
- the prfB gene encoding peptide chain release factor 2, translating to MDAYEYSELLKLLNTKLSNIKGILKPDELNARLKEIIELEASQDFWNDVENATKIGIEKNRILGKLNKFNKAYDSLNGTNELYEMAYSEKDEDTLQLLYEEAEDLEDLIKSTEISVMLSNPDDALNAIVTIHPGAGGTESQDWASILYRMYLRWAERNDFKVEILDYQAGDEAGIKDVSFVIRGENAYGYMKTENGIHRLVRISPFDSNAKRHTSFTSVMVSPEIDDNIDIVIEDKDIRIDTYRASGAGGQHVNKTESAIRITHIPSGIVVQCQNDRSQHKNKDSAFKMLKSKLYELELEKQRDSKNSGDKSEIGWGHQIRSYVLQPYQQIKDSRSNIGYSNVDAILDGDITKMMEDVLIATNTN from the coding sequence ATGGATGCGTACGAATATTCGGAATTACTAAAATTACTAAATACAAAACTAAGTAATATAAAAGGTATTTTAAAACCAGATGAGTTAAATGCTAGATTAAAAGAGATAATTGAGCTTGAAGCTAGTCAAGATTTTTGGAATGATGTTGAAAATGCCACAAAAATTGGAATAGAAAAAAATAGAATTTTAGGAAAATTAAATAAGTTTAATAAAGCTTATGACTCTTTAAATGGTACAAATGAACTTTATGAAATGGCGTATAGTGAAAAAGATGAAGATACATTACAGCTTTTATATGAAGAGGCTGAAGATTTAGAAGATTTAATTAAATCAACTGAAATATCTGTAATGCTTTCAAATCCTGATGATGCACTAAATGCTATTGTTACAATTCATCCAGGAGCTGGTGGAACAGAGTCTCAAGATTGGGCGAGTATATTGTACAGAATGTATTTAAGATGGGCTGAAAGAAATGATTTTAAAGTTGAAATCTTAGATTATCAAGCTGGAGATGAGGCTGGAATAAAAGATGTAAGCTTTGTAATACGAGGTGAAAATGCTTATGGATACATGAAGACTGAAAATGGAATTCACAGACTTGTGCGAATCTCTCCATTTGATTCAAATGCAAAAAGACACACATCTTTTACATCTGTAATGGTGAGTCCTGAAATTGATGATAATATTGATATTGTAATTGAAGATAAAGATATTAGAATTGATACATACAGAGCCAGTGGTGCTGGTGGTCAGCACGTAAATAAAACAGAGAGTGCTATTAGAATCACTCATATTCCATCTGGAATTGTTGTTCAGTGTCAAAATGATAGATCTCAACACAAAAACAAAGATAGTGCATTTAAAATGCTAAAATCAAAACTATATGAGCTTGAACTTGAAAAACAAAGAGATAGTAAAAATAGTGGTGATAAGAGTGAGATTGGTTGGGGACATCAAATTAGATCTTATGTTTTACAACCATATCAACAAATAAAAGATAGTAGAAGTAACATTGGATATTCAAATGTAGATGCAATTTTGGATGGTGATATTACAAAAATGATGGAAGATGTTTTAATAGCTACAAATACAAACTAA
- a CDS encoding dihydroneopterin aldolase — translation MKIEIENLSFKTIIGILDFERVKKQKVIINISFEYEFKNGEFIDYAEVSKLIKNRVKQMKYFLLEDALEDLKQILNENYDIFNLKLKITKPTIMKDCIVSLSI, via the coding sequence ATGAAAATAGAGATTGAAAATCTATCTTTTAAAACAATTATTGGAATACTTGATTTTGAAAGAGTAAAAAAGCAGAAAGTTATAATTAATATATCTTTTGAGTATGAGTTTAAAAATGGCGAATTTATAGATTATGCTGAAGTTTCTAAGCTAATCAAAAATAGAGTAAAACAGATGAAATATTTTTTACTTGAAGATGCTTTAGAAGATTTAAAACAAATTTTAAATGAAAATTATGATATTTTTAATCTTAAACTAAAAATTACTAAACCTACAATTATGAAAGATTGTATTGTTAGTCTATCTATTTAA
- the plsY gene encoding glycerol-3-phosphate 1-O-acyltransferase PlsY, whose product MDFLTNQNIIFYILAYLSGSIPFGLILAKIFAGVNVKESGSKSIGATNVLRVVKEKDPKLAKKLGLATVILDAIKVTITLLIAISFNVSQETLWMIAVLGVLGHCYSIFLGFEGGKGVATGLGAYIVLIPYATIIGAIVWAFCAKVLKISSLSSLIALIAVLVSANFIYDGLNVGSNVPMYLIAFIVFYKHIPNIIRLVKGEEKKVV is encoded by the coding sequence ATGGATTTTCTGACAAATCAAAATATAATTTTCTATATATTAGCCTATTTATCTGGTTCTATTCCTTTTGGTCTTATTTTGGCAAAAATTTTTGCAGGTGTTAATGTAAAAGAGTCTGGAAGCAAAAGTATTGGAGCTACAAATGTTTTAAGAGTTGTAAAAGAGAAAGACCCAAAGTTGGCAAAAAAACTAGGTCTTGCAACAGTTATTTTAGATGCAATTAAAGTTACTATTACTCTTTTAATTGCTATTAGCTTTAATGTAAGCCAAGAGACACTATGGATGATTGCAGTTTTAGGAGTTTTAGGTCATTGCTACTCAATATTTTTAGGATTTGAAGGTGGAAAAGGTGTAGCAACAGGACTTGGTGCTTACATAGTTTTAATTCCATATGCTACTATTATTGGTGCTATTGTTTGGGCATTTTGCGCAAAAGTTTTAAAAATATCATCTTTATCTTCTTTAATTGCACTAATAGCTGTTTTAGTAAGTGCAAATTTTATATATGATGGTTTAAATGTTGGATCAAACGTACCAATGTATTTAATAGCTTTTATAGTTTTTTATAAACATATCCCAAATATTATTAGACTTGTAAAAGGTGAAGAGAAAAAAGTTGTATGA
- the nadA gene encoding quinolinate synthase NadA, whose translation MNLKEEILKLKKELDVTVVAHFYQRDEVFELADITGDSLELAKKVMDTKTKYVVFCGVGFMGESVKIMSPEKIVLMPRIACCAMARMIDEGYFEENLKLINEAGISNENILPITYINSSARVKARVGMMGGMVCTSSNAYRIIEKGLESGKKIFFVPDRCLGQNFAKSLNLKSAVVGDGTNLKDADIICYNGFCSVHQQFNVDDIDFYRAKYPGILVAVHPECDPKVCEKADFIGSTSQLITYIKNLPIEQKVVVGTEFNMVNRLREKNTYILSSTKPECPTMNETTLEHLYATLKSIKDNKISPLTEITVDEDTIKWAKIALQRMFEI comes from the coding sequence TTGAATTTAAAAGAAGAGATTTTAAAACTAAAAAAAGAGTTAGATGTTACTGTTGTAGCCCATTTTTATCAAAGAGATGAAGTTTTTGAATTAGCTGATATTACAGGTGATAGTTTAGAGCTTGCTAAAAAAGTTATGGATACTAAAACAAAATATGTAGTCTTTTGTGGTGTTGGTTTTATGGGAGAGAGTGTAAAAATAATGAGCCCCGAAAAAATAGTTCTAATGCCAAGAATTGCTTGTTGTGCAATGGCAAGAATGATAGATGAGGGTTATTTTGAAGAGAATTTAAAATTAATAAATGAAGCTGGAATTTCAAATGAAAATATTTTACCAATCACATATATTAACTCAAGTGCAAGAGTAAAAGCAAGAGTTGGAATGATGGGTGGAATGGTTTGTACATCATCAAATGCTTACAGAATTATAGAAAAAGGATTAGAATCTGGTAAAAAAATATTTTTTGTTCCAGATCGTTGTTTGGGACAAAATTTTGCTAAAAGTTTAAACCTTAAATCAGCAGTTGTTGGAGATGGAACTAATTTAAAAGATGCAGATATTATCTGTTACAATGGATTTTGTAGCGTACATCAACAATTCAATGTTGATGATATAGATTTTTATAGAGCTAAATATCCAGGTATTTTGGTTGCAGTTCATCCTGAGTGTGATCCAAAAGTTTGTGAAAAAGCTGATTTTATTGGATCAACTTCACAACTTATAACATATATAAAAAATTTACCAATTGAGCAAAAAGTTGTTGTTGGAACAGAGTTTAATATGGTAAATCGTTTAAGAGAGAAAAATACATATATTTTAAGTTCAACAAAACCAGAGTGTCCAACTATGAATGAGACAACTTTAGAGCATTTATATGCAACTTTAAAATCTATAAAAGATAACAAAATATCTCCACTAACAGAGATAACAGTAGATGAAGATACTATAAAATGGGCGAAAATAGCTCTACAAAGGATGTTTGAGATATGA
- the nadC gene encoding carboxylating nicotinate-nucleotide diphosphorylase, whose protein sequence is MINIKRFVKHAINEDNGRGDLFYDIAPEGKFTAKIISKSEGILAGVKYAEILAQTEKIKINFLKKDGDKILAGDILATLEGRAAKLLSCERTLLNMLQHASGIATMANRYVKKLEGYKVVLLDTRKTRPHLRDFEKYASRVGGAINHRLGLDDCLMLKDTHLRTIDDLCEFVKIARKRISWVTKIEIECETMEQVIKAMSAGADIIMCDNMTLDQIREVVMFKDSSYPHVLIEASGNINLDTICDYAKTGVDAVSSGSIIHQATWLDFSMRVD, encoded by the coding sequence ATGATAAATATAAAAAGATTTGTAAAACATGCAATCAATGAAGATAATGGAAGAGGGGATCTGTTTTATGATATTGCTCCTGAAGGTAAATTTACAGCAAAAATAATTTCAAAAAGTGAAGGAATTTTAGCAGGTGTTAAGTATGCAGAGATTTTGGCTCAAACAGAAAAAATAAAGATAAATTTTTTAAAAAAAGATGGAGATAAAATTCTTGCTGGTGATATTTTAGCAACACTTGAAGGAAGAGCTGCAAAACTTCTATCATGCGAGAGAACACTTTTAAATATGCTTCAACACGCAAGTGGAATTGCAACAATGGCAAATAGGTATGTAAAAAAACTTGAAGGTTACAAAGTTGTTTTACTTGATACTAGAAAAACACGACCACATTTAAGAGATTTTGAAAAGTATGCTTCAAGAGTTGGAGGAGCTATAAATCATAGGCTTGGACTTGATGATTGTTTGATGTTAAAAGATACTCACTTAAGAACTATTGATGATCTTTGTGAGTTTGTAAAAATAGCTAGAAAAAGAATCTCTTGGGTTACAAAAATAGAGATAGAGTGTGAGACAATGGAACAAGTTATTAAAGCTATGAGTGCTGGTGCTGATATTATTATGTGTGATAATATGACTTTGGATCAAATAAGAGAAGTTGTAATGTTTAAAGATAGCTCATATCCTCATGTTTTAATTGAAGCAAGTGGAAATATAAATCTTGATACTATTTGCGATTATGCAAAAACAGGTGTTGATGCTGTTAGTAGTGGAAGTATAATTCATCAAGCAACATGGCTTGATTTTTCAATGAGAGTTGATTAA
- a CDS encoding DHH family phosphoesterase, translated as MKKDFTFKNQVDTNLYQEALELIKNSRYILLITHVNPDPDSIGSALAISNLLYENKIKHKVFNISSDLPQNLDFLSRFEKITDIFPPFYDLAISFDCGTYKRLGFEVPKDIPLINFDHHASNENFGTINIVDPYKSSTAELVFEFFKYNGLNISKNSAIALYSGIYDDTLAFSLPRCDEKTFKKINFLVECGANPSFIASKLLRRDSLAKYRIIPKVLDSLELHQSGEIATIYALGEWFKQTGAHSRDCEDALDMVMSMSIVKIALFVRYINGSCRVSLRSKGDIDVSKIAKIFDGGGHFNASGCTIQIGDVVEVKNLVLKEVKKIYA; from the coding sequence ATGAAAAAAGATTTTACTTTTAAAAATCAAGTTGATACAAATTTATATCAAGAGGCTTTAGAGCTAATAAAAAATAGTAGATATATTTTATTAATAACTCATGTAAATCCAGATCCAGATTCTATTGGGTCTGCTTTAGCTATTTCAAACCTTTTGTATGAAAATAAGATAAAACATAAGGTTTTTAATATTAGCTCTGATTTGCCACAAAACTTAGATTTTTTAAGTAGATTTGAAAAAATAACAGATATTTTTCCACCATTTTATGACTTAGCTATAAGTTTTGATTGTGGAACTTATAAACGACTTGGATTTGAAGTGCCAAAAGATATACCTTTGATAAATTTTGATCATCATGCTTCAAATGAGAATTTTGGAACTATAAATATAGTAGATCCATATAAAAGTAGCACAGCTGAACTTGTGTTTGAGTTTTTTAAATATAATGGTTTAAATATATCAAAAAATAGTGCTATTGCACTATATAGTGGTATTTATGATGATACTTTAGCTTTTTCTCTTCCAAGATGTGATGAGAAAACATTTAAAAAAATAAACTTTTTAGTTGAGTGTGGAGCTAATCCTTCATTTATTGCAAGTAAGCTTTTACGAAGAGACTCTTTGGCAAAATATAGAATTATTCCAAAAGTCTTAGATAGTTTAGAGCTTCATCAAAGTGGAGAGATAGCAACAATTTATGCTCTTGGTGAGTGGTTTAAACAAACAGGAGCTCATAGTAGAGATTGTGAAGATGCTCTTGATATGGTTATGAGTATGAGTATTGTAAAAATAGCTCTTTTTGTTAGATATATAAATGGAAGTTGCAGAGTATCTTTAAGAAGTAAAGGTGATATTGATGTATCGAAAATAGCAAAGATTTTTGATGGTGGAGGTCATTTTAATGCCTCTGGATGCACAATACAAATTGGTGATGTAGTTGAAGTAAAAAATTTAGTGTTAAAGGAAGTAAAGAAGATTTATGCGTAA